The sequence GCGAGATCGATGAACCCCGGAACGCTACGCACATGCAATGGATACGGCTCGAGCAGACCGAGAATCTCCCGCCGCCGCGCACGGGAGGCGGAGGGAATGGCGAGGAGAATCTCCTGCGCACCGGTTTCTTCGATCAGTTGCTGGATGTGCTTGGGCTTGTAGACGCGCAAGCCGGCGATTACTCGATTGATGATTTCGTCGTCGTCATCGATGAAGGCAACAGGGCGCATGGCCCGCCCCAGCCGCAGCGCTGCCACCAGCTGGTTGCCAGCCGAGCCGGCACCATAGATCGCAACCTTGGTCAGACCATCATCTTGCTTGCTGAAGAAAGGCACCGCCTGCACGGCGCTGTACCAGTCCCCCATGAAGTACTGACGCATGGCCAGGCGAAGACCGCCGACCATCAGCAGGCTCAACCACCAGTAGTTGAACACCAGCGAGCGCGGCACCATGACGGTCACCGCACGATTCCAGTAAACGACCAGCGAAAGCACCAGAGCCGCGATGGTTACCGCCTTTCCGATGGCGATGAGGGCATCATTCCCCAGATAACGCATGACCGCCCGATACATGCCGAAGCGGATGAATAGCGGAATGGCAATGAGGGGCGCCGCGAAGAAAAGCCAGCTGTGCTCCCTGAAGGCGTAGGTCAGGTCATCGGTGCCCAGACGCACCACGAAGGCGAGCCACAGGGCAGCCCACACCAGGAAGACATCGGTGATGACTTGCAATATCCGCTTCTGACGACGCGGCAACCTGAGCAGGCGCTCTCGCAACATAGTCCTTTCGTCCTTACCCAACTGCGGAATAGGTTTCCGCATCAATTGACCACCATTTCCAATGGAGTTCAGCGCGCAGTGCTGTTTTCCGGCCGACCGGCACCCAGATAGACAGCGAGCAGCACCAGTGGAGCATAGGCAACAATCAGTCCAATCACCCCGTCTACTCGCTCAAGACTGACCAGAATTGCAATCGGCAGAAGCCAGAAGAGATTGATCGCGGCCACCGAAAGACTGACACCACGATGCGCCCCAATCAGCCTGGCTGCCCGCTGATAACCGTGGCTTCGATGGGCCTCGTAGAGGCGCTCGCCACGCAGCAGGCGCTGGAAAAGCGTCCAGGTGGCATCGACCACGAAGACTCCCAGCAGGATCAGCCAGCACCAGAACAGCTGCGGCATCGCCCACGCCGCCTGCAGTGACAGACCGCCCAGCACCAGGCCTAGGAAGCCGCTACCAGCATCGCCCATGAATATTTTCGCCGGCGGGTAGTTCCAAAGTAGGAAACCCAGAGTCGCCATGCTCAGCAGCACCGGCAGCCAACTCGCCGCCACCTGCCCCGCCAGCCAGCTGCAGAGCGCCGCGCCGAAACAGACAGTAATCGCCTCCAGGCTGGCGATCCCATCGATGCCATCCATGAAGTTGTACAGATTGAGCAGCCAGACCAGATAGAACAGCGCCAACAGGTGCCCCAGCAGACCGAGATTCCAGCTAGTGCCGGCAAAGGGCAGCGGAGGCAGGCCATTGAAGGCCCAGAGAAGCGCAGCAGCAGCGGCGAAATGCCCCAGCAAGCGCCAACGCGCCGG is a genomic window of Pseudomonas knackmussii B13 containing:
- a CDS encoding MraY family glycosyltransferase → MQDISILLRPSSLLLLLAVFCLSYVLTRMVRGYALAGNLMDVPNERSSHTAPTPRGGGVAIVLSFLLGLLLSWCLGLLGGWQTLGFLVAGGLVAVVGFVDDHRHIPARWRLLGHFAAAAALLWAFNGLPPLPFAGTSWNLGLLGHLLALFYLVWLLNLYNFMDGIDGIASLEAITVCFGAALCSWLAGQVAASWLPVLLSMATLGFLLWNYPPAKIFMGDAGSGFLGLVLGGLSLQAAWAMPQLFWCWLILLGVFVVDATWTLFQRLLRGERLYEAHRSHGYQRAARLIGAHRGVSLSVAAINLFWLLPIAILVSLERVDGVIGLIVAYAPLVLLAVYLGAGRPENSTAR